gctgtacatgtattggataactcatgcagttgggtccgttacgagcccggagtgtgcacaagattaaggagttggaccctcgattccacgagccactcgcacgggcgggactactacctttcgctctcatgatggccggagctcccatggaggtcggtggtaggacacctctcccggcaattgatgaggcactgctcacaggtctcgtcgaccgctggcgtcctgagacacacactttccactttccttttggtgagatggcagTAACACtgcgggacgtggccatgctgaccgggctgccaataaggggtgccccgttaatagtttcgcgacccgcaagggagcagtggaagggttatgttgcagataggtaattatttgttatgtaatgcatttaaaatattacagtgctattaaagcgtcattgaccatctgcatcttataggtttggtgtgcaatacgacgggaatgatgctggcctctccatgtcctgggttcatgggctgacacagttcggtccatgcccactggATGTGGACGAGAATACACTTATGcaacactatgaggtgtacttatacgtcctgctcggaggcatcatgttctgcaacacggcaggcgattatgtcgtcccacatattgtatggttagcagcccacctcgcgtcacatccttatgagcctacatcttacagttggggatctgcagtgttggctacaacctacagaggattgtgtgatgcaacccagcgaacAAAGAGGAAGGCAACCATTACAGGGTGCTTACATCTCTTACAGTtatggagttgggagtacctcccgatttccagaccttgggtgctcaagtgctactacccagttcacatctctgatggcattgcagatgacataaggccaacgatggggtatcggtggattcatgccaggctaagatggagtcagcagcaagaccatggtaactactccaggGTGATAAGTGACCTGGACATCCTTAGCGCTGATCTAGTGgattgggatccatggcgtatggcacgagtaaaagaaattgcagatggtggactcctggcatcctcttgtagccgtgacgcagacttatggttgaccacatgcttcttgttgtacatgaactgcgtggaagtatattctccagaacgtgtacagaggcagttcgggtaccgacaggtggtgcctGTTCCAGCACCACGAGACGCCggacgggcgcacgagtaagtgtgttattgtatgttgccttagtacattggttatccatgttaacaaattataactgtttatgtcacgtacaggtaGAGCTCAAAGGGGGGCGGAGGCACGCAGGACTGGGCATCCAAGAATGCCGAGTACATACGGAGGTGGACAGAATCAGCTGCGGTGGATGTCATCATtactgctggacaatacgacgaggccacgtactgggactaccttgcttggtaccgttcgcgcacgcgtgccaccttactcagcggacctgtacagccgggccccagacccttccccgaggatcgtgcccgcctacttcatgttgtggtaagtgatgcgttacttatattggttttctttggaaaatctgtgtattactgacatgtcactcatcttatacagactgaagaggcgtatgagatgcatacgcaAGCGGATCAACCTTTTGGGGAACCAAGCAGGTCATCATCGCAGAGGGATCGTAACCCTCTCCGGGAGTACATGAGGACAAGAGGATCCCGCTTCCTAaacgctatacgtggtctaggtgggtgtgccccgcaatggagggggtacgaccaacatgccatggacccgtctcgtgcctcccacagcaggcggtcctcccacagcaggcggtcATCCAGTGCTTGTGAGGAACCCGTCCGGTCAGAATCACGACATACATCTTCAGCTTCGGCGCGTCATGTCTCATGTTCCGgtgctgaggccgaggagtgcacgcagcctCCTGCGCCCGAGCAGGTTACGCTGGGTTCACTAGCATCTCcggctacgatgacacctccggctgcagcatctactcatcaggaggacgtcgttgactacacgcagcagaccccttgctggagcgactctaatgcttttgactggGGTGCTGCAATGCATGCGACCGCCACCTTCACTGATCTACTCGGCGGACAGTCCTCCCATGATCTCAATGAACCTGGAAGTTCACATTGGTACCAGCatggcgagccttcggcacactggactccatcggagcacgttctagggccgtccacacttccgcacgaggatccttcggcatggtacatgcagaGCCGAGTAAGCGGGGCGGGATACACATTCGGTGGGGTTCCCACAGGgcaggcagatgatgatgaagacgaccaagggcacgcaaggcaggggcctgcgcaggctgctgggatgagagccacacacccgccagacgcttacacgccTGGAGATTGTGTGAGGCATCGTCGCCGTTGAGTAGCCAGGACAATttgtcatgacacatgtattattgattttaatgtcgaggtcatccctattatgtcttattcactgtattgttaatttaagaaattctcagtacagaggaaacaatagtagttgtaaagcataagtagcatggaacccggtacagaggttacacataaagagcgaacaacaacaaacattatcatgtacgatacgcctaaagaacataatatcatgccttaagggaataaaatatatagggttacaatagatacttagggcgaaggaaagtggcgacgcaaattagcgtAAGAATTCCAGGTGCGATGGTCAAAGCTAtccgggtaagatggttgtcgtctccgaggtggttctgggaagttgtaaaaatgagtacgagcaaatccatcatcattttcagggtcatcggtgtcctccggagatggaagcctcggagggcggggtcgttgtggcatgaaatcgtcgtcgtcgtcatcatcttgaggtttctccgaggtggtaccacgtcctatttccctatcagttgtatggcatctcgatgttgtgcgtgaacgtcctcttgcagtgttcctataactttctcctgtatttctgttcgaacgtctaggcatggggggcatgaaatcgtcatcgtcttcgtcctcgtcattatctggatgattcgtagaggtcgcctctgtacccctttgattcgctgactgtcgtcgtcttctacgcgaaccaggcatcacacccccgtCGAAGAGCATACACATCGTCAAGAAGTatgagatttctttgttgatcaactgttcgtcttccgggaaagcctgacgcagaagaggaccgttcgaatcaatggaaataagataagtagggtgaccaaatgtttatatgacatacctgatgtgaggaaccgtccaaatagtattctaattaatcatcaggaggatcattagtcataatcacaacctcgacgattaaccagaataccattccggtagtcccggcacgtgttttgtgcccaggatcggaacacatgccttccaactcaaatatcacaacacagtttaatagagagcaaataattaaactggattaccattgttaaacaagcaactgcttccacaatttacaacaaaagaggaacaacaacaactactatgcagcggaagaaaaacctatacaacaaaagagtatggagccgtatgcccttaggctccataccaaaagcgccagagttcggagtagaaggtgctactcctgcccgccaccctgatcggcaggcacaaagtagccgaacactgcctcttcttcgccgacctgcgaacctggaagcaacttaagggcagcacccttagtacgaaggtactagcaagtcttacacagtatgagtatatatattctcgactccaaggatcatgcatttaaagctgtagcaaggattaagacatgtttaagttcattaagcggtaagcaacctagactctaggtgtaagcaactgacttaaccaaccaccaactcaaaccctgccaactacctgatcaaaacagatatgtaacaacaagtgtataaaggtaaaccattcccaccaaaccaccaaccacataccgaccaaaccaccccaatccaaccatgccacaacccacatcgaaactctacgaccaaaacatggtcgctcggtggagataagcgatagcgatgctcatgaccgagagcgcggcagctcgaactgattatacaccctgcagggggatactcctggacccacacgacacagggaccatacggcttgtgccacccgctaagatgcgcacaagggggtacccgtgacaacctttcccaaccaggcccaaccatgtggatcaaccatagctcggcacggcggtattagaactactccccgagcaaactaataccgctaaaagcccggactcaaaccggactcacaccgtctatgacgaggcccacatgaccacgtctgcgaaggtaatcggctcgcctaccattatatcagcatgtggtgagtaaggtaggtgctaaagccgactacaccgatgatcggtgcttaaccggtgcaagcggtctacggtgtccgggttccctccccgaactgcctgaggactcctcgtgagcagatgacacccctaacaccgcccacacctcgtctcaactcaccactcaccaaaccgactcatcatcaacacaaccataagtgcgaacaagtaataagtcctaggctcgcgacaacggtggacgccgtcgtcgacttctaccggaaagcttaagtaccactaagcatagcgaactaaaattagacctcgatgacaccactaggctcctaggaacaacacatgacatgtgaccgaaatgggataatgcatcggcataggttctacccaactcagtacccgacacatgcaatgtatacataagcgtagataacatattaaattttcaagtagacacggtgcaatatgaacgatgcttgccttgctgccctgaatcagaaaggtgggacgcctcacgatcgcccacggcctccgggatcgacggatcggcgttcactacagagagcaacgcgtgcaatgtaatgagcatgtatgaaatgcgatcatgtaagaaaaatatgctccacaatacatgacaacattattccaagatcgtactgtccaaaccagaattttccaagtggtctcaaaaagtttggagttcctacgaattaactacgaattttacaagctatcagctatcaggaaagcctgataaaccgtgctcgaggtgcccgggatgaacagtactcacgggtacccggggtgaacagtacccgggggtgctcggggtgaacagtacccgggggtgctcgggtgaatagtaccggggtcctcgggatcgaccgtgctcgggtgctcggggtgaatcagtacaggggtgctcgggtgctcgggtgaacagtacccgggggtcgtcgggtgaacagtacccaggggtgctcgggagtgctcgggggtgaacagtacccgggggtgctcggtgaacagtaccagggtcctcgggatcgaccgtgctcgggttctcgggtgaacagtacccgggggtcgtcgggtgaacagtacccgggtgctcgggagtgctcggggtgactgcgctcgggtgctcgggtgctcgggtgaacagtaccagggggtcgtcgggtgaacagtacccggggtgctcgggggtgctcggggtgactgcgctcggggtgctcgggtgaacagtacccggggtgctcgggagtgctcggggtgactgcgctcgtgctcgggtgaacagtacccggggttgtcgggtgaacagtacccggggtgctcgggagtgctcggggtgaatgtgctcgtgctcgggtgaacagtacccccgggtcgtcgggtgaacagtatcaggggtgctcgggtgaacagtacccggcgctacagtaaaatcagcctcgcgcagctccagaacagcaaccattacgaagggaaaaactgggctaaactaacctgggagtctctctaaatcaaaagtaaaaatgcctagaagggtgtacagggtctagactttgctcaaccgcctagtaacatgattcctaactcaaatccacataaatcctcatttgttcccagactgcaaaactttaagaactttgcaaccctagttccagattcaagatctatccaaccaaaaatgagcatacttgccatgggagcctagcagactcacccaaggtcctttgctgaggttggtgaccgccagttgaaggaggaaacgacggaaaatggcttggagaagagaggaaaaactgctgcttccttgcttctcccaaagaacaccaaacaagttcagaaccagctcgaattccttcggggaaactgaaaatgaattggatggacgagtagtccttgagctggtggtctcgtgagtaccacatacgtaccttgatcttgctcccagaggtagggatccaaaaggggaaaaagggagcctaagagagagagtgagagagacagccaactccaacttgcttcctcaaaaagcctcatatggtggagtgggtgaggagtacgtatgggcaagtttgaggggagagagagctgttgcccacttatagagagatattttccacccaagtgggccctatttacctagaggaaagtccagacttgcttccagctcctttatttctcttagtttttccttctcccacctcatggACTCAAAGAGAAGTGCTCCAGTGatcccaaactggaacatgaagctgaaattgcatgttttaggattaaaacacacaattatggatttcgggacgtgacaaacctccccccctaaaaagaatctcgtcccgagattcagtacgagtcgtggagagaacgatgagcacactcatgtgagagattccaaatatgccatattacgacatctttcacaagttctcaaagaactcaggatactcggagcggagcttatcttcccgctcccatgtcgcttcggcttctgtatggttgctccattggactttcaggaatttgatagaatggcgccgtgtcttgcgctcggcttcatccaagatacaaattggtcgctcacaatatgtcaaatccggttgcaactcttggggtgcaatttcaacgacttccgtcgggactcggagacacttcttcaattgtgacacatggaacacattgtgtacggcggagagagacggaggtaagtccaactggtacgcgacctctccacgccgagcaagaatctgaaatggaccaacataccgaggcgccaatttgcctcggacttggaatcgacgaacgcctttgagaggtgagaccttcaggtacacgtgatcccccacctcaaaggtgagctctcggcgacgtcgatccgcatagctcttctgcctagactgggccgtgagaatactcctgcggatattctggacatggtcttctgcctccttgaccaaatccggacccagaaaagcccgctcaccggattcagaccaattcagcggcgtacggcacctccgaccataaagggcctcgaatggcgccatcccaatactagcctggaaactgttgttatacgaaaattccgcgaacggcaggcatatgtcccacttcttcccataagtgagcacacaagcacggagcatatcttcgagaatctgatttaccctctccgtctgaccatccgtctgcgggtgatacgccgtgctgtggaacaattcggtttccatagcctcctggaaacttctccagaaatgagaagtaaactgtgtaccccgatcagaaacgatcttcttcggcactccatggagacaaacaattctagtgaggtacaactccgcatactgcttagcagaataagtggtcctgacaggaaggaaatgcgcggattttgtcaaccggtccacgatgacccaaatagagtcatacccactcgaagtcttcggtaagccagtaatgaaatccatcccaacttcttcccacttccaagatggaatgggcaaaggctggagtgtgccggcaggcttgatgtgttcagccttcacccttcggcagacgtcgcactcagacacatacctagcaatctcccgcttcatgcgagtccaccagaaacggggtttcaaatcctgatacatctttgtactgccagggtgaatggatagcaacgaatcatgagcctcatcaaggatcttcttcctcagcgcctcgaccctcggaaccactaaacggtccccaaaccagataacgccttgatcatcctcagtaaagcacaaggcctgcccgatcttcctcttctctcgaattcgggccatacccttatcatgcctctgtgcagccttaatctcatcaatgagcgtggacttgatttcgagattggcaataaaactgtccggcaccatatcaagcccaagacgccggaaatcgtcgcataacgtggaatccatcggcgaggctacaagacagtgacaatgagcccttcgactcaaagcgtcggcgaccacattcgccttgccaggatggtagtgaacctccagttcgtagtctttgatcaactcaagccacctgcgctgcctcatgttcaaatctgactgcgtgaagatgtacttcaggctcttgtgatccgtgtagatacggcacaagttgcccatcaagtagtggcgccacatcttcagagcgtgcacgacagctgcaagttcaagatcatgtgtcggatagttctcctcgtgacgcttcagctgtcgggatgcatatgcaatgactcggtcctcctgcatcaaaacacagccgagaccgatgccggacgcgtcgcaatacacatcaaatcctctggtcacatcaggctgagcaagcactggagcggtcgtgagcagcttcttcaatgtctggaaggcagactcacaggcatctgaccactcaaacacgctgccttgcttcaacaactgagtcatcggcttcgcaaccttggagaagttctcgatgaaacgacggtaatagcctgcaagtccaagaaaactccggatctcactgacattctggggctgaacccagtcgagcacatcctgcaccttgctcgggtcaactgccactccgttctctgatagaacatgtcccagaaaagccacctccctgagccagaactcacacttgctgaacttggcatacaactgatgctctcggagcctgcccagaacaatacggaggtgcccaatgtgctcttgtacagtcttggagtatatcagaatgtcgtcaatgaaaacaatgacaaacttgtccaactcctccatgaataccgagttcatgaggtacataaagaaagccggcgcattagtcaagccaaacgacataacggtgaactcatacaagccgtatctagtagagaatgctgtctttggaatatcctctggtcggaccttgatctggtgatagcccagcctcaagtcaatctttgagaagactcgggctccagtcaactgatcaaacaagatgtcaatcctaggaagcggatacacattcttgaaatgtaaaataacagggggaaacgtcaaattccgactcagcacaatgcgttcgccggatatattgttagaatcccgtaatacatgtacaaacatgaatgcatgcatgaatgccatgaaatgatgcatgctcgaacctagctaccgcttctttctcaaaataagaaccgcacctgcaagcatcaaaatcacaggcagtttataacatccagaacgtacccttcgcgctagaaagagtaagagcgcgaacggcccttgtaccacatgccgtacaagcgacaatccatacgtcgacaacgacgtattcacttcccgtagaccctacgggacatctcgtgtaaacgccacacgagtagacgaccatgtctcccatcgcatggtggatgttcatacgctattgctagcgtattcacttcccgtacggatcaccgtacggaacatgccgggcccctgcctcgcatccggctgagccctcggtgattaaccgccaccgagcgtcgtaccctACCTTCCGatgatgcaaagccgaagatgcaatgctcaacatgaatcaatgcagggtcgaaagcaaaacaacgtggtgtaagacatataaacgtcactcataatacgcattttaacttaggggcataaacgatagcagtttaatacctattagacatgaagaggcataaacataaattatgggttgtttaggtgaagttgtcgacttactaaacaacgcactaattatgtttaggctactaaattaaaccaggctctgataccaagctgtgaggaaccgtccaaatagtattctaattaatcatcaggaggatcattagtcataatcacaacctcgacgattaaccagaataccattccggtagtcccggcacgtgttttgtgcccaggatcggaacacatgccttccaactcaaatatcacaacacagtttaatagagagcaaataattaaactggattaccattgttaaacaagcaactgcttccacaatttacaacaaaagaggaacaacaacaactactatgcagcggaagaaaaacctatacaacaaaagagtatggagccgtatgcccttaggctccataccaaaagcgccagagttcggagtagaaggtgctactcctgcccgccaccctgatcggcaggcacaaagtagccgaacactgcctcttcttcgccgacctgcgaacctggaagcaacttaagggcagcacccttagtacgaaggtactagcaagtcttacacagtatgagtatatatattctcgactccaaggatcatgcatttaaagctgtagcaaggattaagacatgtttaagttcattaagcggtaagcaacctagactctaggtgtaagcaactgacttaaccaaccaccaactcaaaccctgccaactacctgatcaaaacagatatgtaacaacaagtgtataaaggtaaaccattcccaccaaaccaccaaccacataccgaccaaaccaccccaatccaaccatgccacaacccacatcgaaactctacgaccaaaacatggtcgctcggtggagataagcgatagcgatgctcatgaccgagagcgcggcagctcgaactgattatacaccctgcagggggatactcctggacccacacgacacagggaccatacggcttgtgccacccgctaagatgcgcacaagggggtacccgtgacaacctttcccaaccaggcccaaccatgtggatcaaccatagctcggcacggcggtattagaactactccccgagcaaactaataccgctaaaagcccggactcaaaccggactcacaccgtctatgacgaggcccacatgaccacgtctgcgaaggtaatcggctcgcctaccattatatcagcatgtggtgagtaaggtaggtgctaaagccgactacaccgatgatcggtgcttaaccggtgcaagcggtctacggtgtccgggttccctccccgaactgcctgaggactcctcgtgagcagatgacacccctaacaccgcccacacctcgtctcaactcaccactcaccaaaccgactcatcatcaacacaaccataagtgcgaacaagtaataagtcctaggctcgcgacaacggtggacgccgtcgtcgacttctaccggaaagcttaagtaccactaagcatagcgaactaaaattagacctcgatgacaccactaggctcctaggaacaacacatgacatgtgaccgaaatgggataatgcatcggcataggttctacccaactcagtacccgacacatgcaatgtatacataagcgtagataacatattaaattttcaagtagacacggtgcaatatgaacgatgcttgccttgctgccctgaatcagaaaggtgggacgcctcacgatcgcccacggcctccgggatcgacggatcggcgttcactacagagagcaacgcgtgcaatgtaatgagcatgtatgaaatgcgatcatgtaagaaaaatatgctccacaatacatgacaacattattccaagatcgtactgtccaaaccagaattttccaagtggtctcaaaaagtttggagttcctacgaattaactacgaattttacaagctatcagctatcaggaaagcctgataaaccgtgctcgaggtgcccgggatgaacagtactcacgggtacccggggtgaacagtacccgggggtgctcggggtgaacagtacccgggggtgctcgggtgaatagtaccggggtcctcgggatcgaccgtgctcgggtgctcggggtgaatcagtacaggggtgctcgggtgctcgggtgaacagtacccgggggtcgtcgggtgaacagtacccaggggtgctcgggagtgctcgggggtgaacagtacccgggggtgctcggtgaacagtaccagggtcctcgggatcgaccgtgctcgggttctcgggtgaacagtacccgggggtcgtcgagtgaacagtacccgggtgctcgggagtgctcggggtgactgcgctcgggtgctcgggtgctcgggtgaacagtaccagggggtcgtcgggtgaacagtacccggggtgctcgggagtgctcggggtgactgcgctcggggtgctcgggtgaacagtacccggggtgctcgggagtgctcggggtgactgcgctcgtgctcgggtgaacagtacccggggttgtcgggtgaacagtacccggggtgctcgggagtgctcggggtgaatgtgctcgtgctcgggtgaacagtacccccgggtcgtc
The sequence above is drawn from the Phragmites australis chromosome 10, lpPhrAust1.1, whole genome shotgun sequence genome and encodes:
- the LOC133930914 gene encoding serine/threonine-protein phosphatase 7 long form homolog; translated protein: MQLGPLRARSVHKIKELDPRFHEPLARAGLLPFALMMAGAPMEVGGRTPLPAIDEALLTGLVDRWRPETHTFHFPFGEMAVTLRDVAMLTGLPIRGAPLIVSRPAREQWKGYVADRFGVQYDGNDAGLSMSWVHGLTQFGPCPLDVDENTLMQHYEVYLYVLLGGIMFCNTAGDYVVPHIVWLAAHLASHPYEPTSYSWGSAVLATTYRGLCDATQRTKRKATITGCLHLLQLWSWEYLPISRPWVLKCYYPVHISDGIADDIRPTMGYRWIHARLRWSQQQDHGNYSRVISDLDILSADLVDWDPWRMARVKEIADGGLLASSCSRDADLWLTTCFLLYMNCVEVYSPERVQRQFGYRQVVPVPAPRDAGRAHE